From the Plectropomus leopardus isolate mb chromosome 18, YSFRI_Pleo_2.0, whole genome shotgun sequence genome, one window contains:
- the LOC121957676 gene encoding asialoglycoprotein receptor 2-like isoform X3 codes for MYLLIIAGLYTRYISVTLEKDELKTRYDQLNNSYSQLQELMSIDYSQLQSSYKILRENHSQLQEEVKQLRDKIEGKWCPDGWRRFGGSCYFKSDEKESWEGSRDYCRQRGADLVVINSKEEQKFVTELSVDGESWIGLQLKWTEGEHAKWEWVDTSPLTEMFWTPGLPEYSLYRQAVTCCNQQGQWTQSLSEPECQIHQKSTREQEEEEEEQVEISEDEEHHADLRSHEANPHTHNNPVAVKRRCFSAATVTLGVMYLLIFAGLYTRYISVTWEKDELQTRYDQLSNNYSQLQELMSRKNAVDCSQLQSSYEALSRNQSQLQDEVKQLRDKTEGKWCPDGWRRFGCSCYFKSDEQKSWEGSREECQQRGADLVVINSKEEQFVIELNVRGDSWIGLWEILTDREYIWEWVDGSPQAQTFWAPGLPQDDNYRQAATCCNQQGQWTQSDYFIDKSWICEK; via the exons ATGTATCTTCTGATAATTGCTGGACTCTACACTCGCT ATATTTCAGTTACTTTGGAAAAAGACGAGTTGAAGACCAGATACGACCAACTGAACAACAGCTACAGCCAGCTCCAAGAACTGATGTCAA TCGACTACAGTCAGTTACAGAGCAGCTACAAAATACTGAGAGAAAATCACAGCCAGTTACAGGAAGAAGTGAAGCAGCTGAGGGACAAAATTGAAG GTAAATGGTGTCCTGATGGATGGAGGAGATTTGGAGGCAGTTGTTACTTTAAATCTGATGAGAAGGAAAGTTGGGAAGGAAGCAGAGATTACTGTcggcagagaggagcagatcTGGTGGTTATAAACAGCAAAGAGGAAcag AAGTTTGTCACTGAGCTGAGTGTGGACGGAGAGTCCTGGATTGGACTACAACTAAAATGGACAGAAGGGGAACATGCTAAATGGGAATGGGTGGACACATCACCTCTGACAGAAAT gTTCTGGACACCAGGACTGCCTGAGTATAGTTTATACCGACAGGCTGTAACATGCTGCAATCAACAAGGACAATGGACGCAAAGCCT ATCTGAGCCTGAATGTCAGATACACCAGAAAAGTACAAGagaacaggaagaggaggaagaggagcaggtgGAGATCTCAGAGGATGAAGAGCACCACGCTGATCTCAGGTCACACGAAGCCA atccacacactcacaacaaCCCTGTAGCTGTGAAGAGAAGGTGTTTCAGTGCTGCTACAGTGACTCTGGGAGTGATGTATCTTCTGATATTCGCTGGACTCTACACTCGCT ATATTTCAGTCACTTGGGAAAAAGACGAGCTGCAGACCAGGTACGACCAACTGAGCAACAACTACAGCCAACTCCAAGAACTGATGTCAAGAAAGAACG CAGTCGACTGCAGTCAGTTACAGAGCAGTTATGAAGCGCTGAGTAGAAATCAGAGTCAGTTACAGGATGAAGTGAAGCAGCTGAGGGACAAAACTGAAG GCAAATGGTGTCCTGATGGATGGAGAAGGTTTGGATGCAGCTGTTACTTTAAATCTGATGAGCAGAAAAGTTGGGAGGGAAGCAGAGAAGAGTgtcagcagagaggagcagatcTGGTGGTTATAAACAGCAAAGAGGAACAG TTTGTCATTGAGCTGAATGTGCGCGGAGACTCCTGGATTGGACTATGGGAAatactgacagacagagaatATATATGGGAGTGGGTGGACGGATCACCGCAGGCACAAAC GTTCTGGGCACCAGGACTGCCACAGGATGACAACTACAGGCAGGCGGCAACGTGCTGCAACCAACAAGGACAGTGGACACAAAGTGACTATTTTATAGATAAGAGCTGGATCTGTGAGAAATAG
- the LOC121957679 gene encoding uncharacterized protein LOC121957679 isoform X2 — protein sequence MVHRWKRTGRDCKNKAGETETFSCIDFQRVNFLLDDVLYYAQKFFSSLGGLCAGDYMVGLMGKYTDDLQDILITLEKQNVVTERDQLNMSLSRAQTSINELQTRYDNLNKSYSQLEDEKYRLEGKMAEKEELQTRYNNLRKIYRQLEDDRNHLKRMVESMESRVSYSGDLFGAFTHLSPF from the exons ATGGTGCACAGGTGGAAACGCACAGGCAGAGACTGCAAAAACAAAGCTGGAG AAACCGAAACGTTCAGCTGCATTGATTTTCAGCGTGTGAACTTTTTGTTGGATGATGTGCTTTACTATGCACAgaagtttttttcctcacttggTGGGTTGTGTGCCGGAGACTATATGGTTGGACTAATGGGCAAATATACTGATGATTTGCAAG ACATTTTAATCacattggaaaaacaaaatgtggtgACAGAAAGAGACCAGCTCAATATGAGTCTGAGCCGGGCGCAAACCAGCATCAACGAGCTACAGACCAGATATGACAACCTGAACAAAAGCTACAGTCAGCTGGAGGATGAAAAATATAGGCTGGAGGGTAAGATGGCAG aaaaagaagagctACAGACCAGATACAACAACCTGAGAAAGATTTACAGACAGTTAGAAGACGACCGAAATCACCTGAAGCGTATGGTGGAGAGTATGGAGAGCAG AGTCTCCTACTCAGGCGACTTGTTTGGGGCCTTCACCCACCTCTCCCCATTTTAG
- the LOC121957676 gene encoding asialoglycoprotein receptor 2-like isoform X2, whose protein sequence is MYLLIIAGLYTRYISVTLEKDELKTRYDQLNNSYSQLQELMSIDYSQLQSSYKILRENHSQLQEEVKQLRDKIEGKWCPDGWRRFGGSCYFKSDEKESWEGSRDYCRQRGADLVVINSKEEQKFVTELSVDGESWIGLQLKWTEGEHAKWEWVDTSPLTEMFWTPGLPEYSLYRQAVTCCNQQGQWTQSLSEPECQIHQKSTREQEEEEEEQVEISEDEEHHADLRSHEANPHTHNNPVAVKRRCFSAATVTLGVMYLLIFAGLYTRYISVTWEKDELQTRYDQLSNNYSQLQELMSRKNVDCSQLQSSYEALSRNQSQLQDEVKQLRDKTEGKWCPDGWRRFGCSCYFKSDEQKSWEGSREECQQRGADLVVINSKEEQKFVIELNVRGDSWIGLWEILTDREYIWEWVDGSPQAQTFWAPGLPQDDNYRQAATCCNQQGQWTQSDYFIDKSWICEK, encoded by the exons ATGTATCTTCTGATAATTGCTGGACTCTACACTCGCT ATATTTCAGTTACTTTGGAAAAAGACGAGTTGAAGACCAGATACGACCAACTGAACAACAGCTACAGCCAGCTCCAAGAACTGATGTCAA TCGACTACAGTCAGTTACAGAGCAGCTACAAAATACTGAGAGAAAATCACAGCCAGTTACAGGAAGAAGTGAAGCAGCTGAGGGACAAAATTGAAG GTAAATGGTGTCCTGATGGATGGAGGAGATTTGGAGGCAGTTGTTACTTTAAATCTGATGAGAAGGAAAGTTGGGAAGGAAGCAGAGATTACTGTcggcagagaggagcagatcTGGTGGTTATAAACAGCAAAGAGGAAcag AAGTTTGTCACTGAGCTGAGTGTGGACGGAGAGTCCTGGATTGGACTACAACTAAAATGGACAGAAGGGGAACATGCTAAATGGGAATGGGTGGACACATCACCTCTGACAGAAAT gTTCTGGACACCAGGACTGCCTGAGTATAGTTTATACCGACAGGCTGTAACATGCTGCAATCAACAAGGACAATGGACGCAAAGCCT ATCTGAGCCTGAATGTCAGATACACCAGAAAAGTACAAGagaacaggaagaggaggaagaggagcaggtgGAGATCTCAGAGGATGAAGAGCACCACGCTGATCTCAGGTCACACGAAGCCA atccacacactcacaacaaCCCTGTAGCTGTGAAGAGAAGGTGTTTCAGTGCTGCTACAGTGACTCTGGGAGTGATGTATCTTCTGATATTCGCTGGACTCTACACTCGCT ATATTTCAGTCACTTGGGAAAAAGACGAGCTGCAGACCAGGTACGACCAACTGAGCAACAACTACAGCCAACTCCAAGAACTGATGTCAAGAAAGAACG TCGACTGCAGTCAGTTACAGAGCAGTTATGAAGCGCTGAGTAGAAATCAGAGTCAGTTACAGGATGAAGTGAAGCAGCTGAGGGACAAAACTGAAG GCAAATGGTGTCCTGATGGATGGAGAAGGTTTGGATGCAGCTGTTACTTTAAATCTGATGAGCAGAAAAGTTGGGAGGGAAGCAGAGAAGAGTgtcagcagagaggagcagatcTGGTGGTTATAAACAGCAAAGAGGAACAG AAGTTTGTCATTGAGCTGAATGTGCGCGGAGACTCCTGGATTGGACTATGGGAAatactgacagacagagaatATATATGGGAGTGGGTGGACGGATCACCGCAGGCACAAAC GTTCTGGGCACCAGGACTGCCACAGGATGACAACTACAGGCAGGCGGCAACGTGCTGCAACCAACAAGGACAGTGGACACAAAGTGACTATTTTATAGATAAGAGCTGGATCTGTGAGAAATAG
- the LOC121957677 gene encoding CD209 antigen-like protein E isoform X1 — translation MSSEIYAKPDLSKKVRYIRDVQEDKIDWEEREVDIYESTDTIGDDHADIQSHKEGLHTEKHPPTVQRRTFRIAAYCFGVLCFLMITGIILSSILLTLGHHHLQSRYEELSSNYSWLHKLMSNLTFNYTKLQNSYQTLSRNQCKLQDEVKQLNDTIKGKWCPDGWRRFGCSCYFKSDEKESWEGSRDYCRQRGADLVVIDSKEEQKFVTELSVDGESWIGLQHRGSGYKWEWVDTSPLTDIFWEQGLPENYDYRTAATCCNQQEQWRQNFYYNKKNWICEKKMFCGL, via the exons atgtcctcagaaaTTTATGCCAAACCAGATTTATCAAAGAAAGTGAGATATATCAGGGATGTGCAGGAGGACAAAATAGACTGGGAGGAAAGAGAGGTGGATATCTACGAGAGTACGGACACTATCGGAGATGATCACGCCGATATTCAGTCACACAAAGAAG GACTGCACACTGAGAAGCACCCTCCGACCGTCCAAAGGAGGACTTTCAGGATTGCTGCATACTGTTTTGGAGTGCTGTGCTTTCTGATGATAACTGGAATCATCCTCTCATCCATACTAC TCACTTTGGGACATCATCATCTGCAGAGCAGGTATGAGGAACTGAGTAGCAACTACAGCTGGCTCCACAAACTAATGTCAA ACTTAACATTCAACTATACTAAGTTACAAAACAGTTACCAAACACTGAGCAGAAATCAGTGCAAGTTACAGGATGAAGTGAAGCAGCTGAACGACACAATTAAAG GTAAATGGTGTCCTGATGGATGGAGGAGATTTGGGTGCAGTTGTTACTTTAAATCTGATGAGAAGGAAAGTTGGGAAGGAAGCAGAGATTACTGTcggcagagaggagcagatcTGGTGGTTATAGACAGCAAAGAGGAAcag AAGTTTGTCACTGAGCTGAGTGTGGACGGAGAGTCCTGGATTGGACTACAACACAGAGGCAGTGGTTATAAATGGGAATGGGTGGACACATCACCTCTGACAGACAT ATTCTGGGAACAAGGACTGCCAGAAAATTACGACTACAGGACGGCTGCAACATGCTGCAACCAACAAGAACAATGGAGACAAAACTTCTATTATAATAAGAAGAACTGGATCTGTgagaaaaagatgttttgtggTCTGTGA
- the LOC121957677 gene encoding CD209 antigen-like protein E isoform X2 produces MSSEIYAKPDLSKKVRYIRDVQEDKIDWEEREVDIYESTDTIGDDHADIQSHKEGLHTEKHPPTVQRRTFRIAAYCFGVLCFLMITGIILSSILLTLGHHHLQSRYEELSSNYSWLHKLMSNLTFNYTKLQNSYQTLSRNQCKLQDEVKQLNDTIKGKWCPDGWRRFGCSCYFKSDEKESWEGSRDYCRQRGADLVVIDSKEEQFVTELSVDGESWIGLQHRGSGYKWEWVDTSPLTDIFWEQGLPENYDYRTAATCCNQQEQWRQNFYYNKKNWICEKKMFCGL; encoded by the exons atgtcctcagaaaTTTATGCCAAACCAGATTTATCAAAGAAAGTGAGATATATCAGGGATGTGCAGGAGGACAAAATAGACTGGGAGGAAAGAGAGGTGGATATCTACGAGAGTACGGACACTATCGGAGATGATCACGCCGATATTCAGTCACACAAAGAAG GACTGCACACTGAGAAGCACCCTCCGACCGTCCAAAGGAGGACTTTCAGGATTGCTGCATACTGTTTTGGAGTGCTGTGCTTTCTGATGATAACTGGAATCATCCTCTCATCCATACTAC TCACTTTGGGACATCATCATCTGCAGAGCAGGTATGAGGAACTGAGTAGCAACTACAGCTGGCTCCACAAACTAATGTCAA ACTTAACATTCAACTATACTAAGTTACAAAACAGTTACCAAACACTGAGCAGAAATCAGTGCAAGTTACAGGATGAAGTGAAGCAGCTGAACGACACAATTAAAG GTAAATGGTGTCCTGATGGATGGAGGAGATTTGGGTGCAGTTGTTACTTTAAATCTGATGAGAAGGAAAGTTGGGAAGGAAGCAGAGATTACTGTcggcagagaggagcagatcTGGTGGTTATAGACAGCAAAGAGGAAcag TTTGTCACTGAGCTGAGTGTGGACGGAGAGTCCTGGATTGGACTACAACACAGAGGCAGTGGTTATAAATGGGAATGGGTGGACACATCACCTCTGACAGACAT ATTCTGGGAACAAGGACTGCCAGAAAATTACGACTACAGGACGGCTGCAACATGCTGCAACCAACAAGAACAATGGAGACAAAACTTCTATTATAATAAGAAGAACTGGATCTGTgagaaaaagatgttttgtggTCTGTGA
- the LOC121957676 gene encoding asialoglycoprotein receptor 2-like isoform X1: MYLLIIAGLYTRYISVTLEKDELKTRYDQLNNSYSQLQELMSIDYSQLQSSYKILRENHSQLQEEVKQLRDKIEGKWCPDGWRRFGGSCYFKSDEKESWEGSRDYCRQRGADLVVINSKEEQKFVTELSVDGESWIGLQLKWTEGEHAKWEWVDTSPLTEMFWTPGLPEYSLYRQAVTCCNQQGQWTQSLSEPECQIHQKSTREQEEEEEEQVEISEDEEHHADLRSHEANPHTHNNPVAVKRRCFSAATVTLGVMYLLIFAGLYTRYISVTWEKDELQTRYDQLSNNYSQLQELMSRKNAVDCSQLQSSYEALSRNQSQLQDEVKQLRDKTEGKWCPDGWRRFGCSCYFKSDEQKSWEGSREECQQRGADLVVINSKEEQKFVIELNVRGDSWIGLWEILTDREYIWEWVDGSPQAQTFWAPGLPQDDNYRQAATCCNQQGQWTQSDYFIDKSWICEK; this comes from the exons ATGTATCTTCTGATAATTGCTGGACTCTACACTCGCT ATATTTCAGTTACTTTGGAAAAAGACGAGTTGAAGACCAGATACGACCAACTGAACAACAGCTACAGCCAGCTCCAAGAACTGATGTCAA TCGACTACAGTCAGTTACAGAGCAGCTACAAAATACTGAGAGAAAATCACAGCCAGTTACAGGAAGAAGTGAAGCAGCTGAGGGACAAAATTGAAG GTAAATGGTGTCCTGATGGATGGAGGAGATTTGGAGGCAGTTGTTACTTTAAATCTGATGAGAAGGAAAGTTGGGAAGGAAGCAGAGATTACTGTcggcagagaggagcagatcTGGTGGTTATAAACAGCAAAGAGGAAcag AAGTTTGTCACTGAGCTGAGTGTGGACGGAGAGTCCTGGATTGGACTACAACTAAAATGGACAGAAGGGGAACATGCTAAATGGGAATGGGTGGACACATCACCTCTGACAGAAAT gTTCTGGACACCAGGACTGCCTGAGTATAGTTTATACCGACAGGCTGTAACATGCTGCAATCAACAAGGACAATGGACGCAAAGCCT ATCTGAGCCTGAATGTCAGATACACCAGAAAAGTACAAGagaacaggaagaggaggaagaggagcaggtgGAGATCTCAGAGGATGAAGAGCACCACGCTGATCTCAGGTCACACGAAGCCA atccacacactcacaacaaCCCTGTAGCTGTGAAGAGAAGGTGTTTCAGTGCTGCTACAGTGACTCTGGGAGTGATGTATCTTCTGATATTCGCTGGACTCTACACTCGCT ATATTTCAGTCACTTGGGAAAAAGACGAGCTGCAGACCAGGTACGACCAACTGAGCAACAACTACAGCCAACTCCAAGAACTGATGTCAAGAAAGAACG CAGTCGACTGCAGTCAGTTACAGAGCAGTTATGAAGCGCTGAGTAGAAATCAGAGTCAGTTACAGGATGAAGTGAAGCAGCTGAGGGACAAAACTGAAG GCAAATGGTGTCCTGATGGATGGAGAAGGTTTGGATGCAGCTGTTACTTTAAATCTGATGAGCAGAAAAGTTGGGAGGGAAGCAGAGAAGAGTgtcagcagagaggagcagatcTGGTGGTTATAAACAGCAAAGAGGAACAG AAGTTTGTCATTGAGCTGAATGTGCGCGGAGACTCCTGGATTGGACTATGGGAAatactgacagacagagaatATATATGGGAGTGGGTGGACGGATCACCGCAGGCACAAAC GTTCTGGGCACCAGGACTGCCACAGGATGACAACTACAGGCAGGCGGCAACGTGCTGCAACCAACAAGGACAGTGGACACAAAGTGACTATTTTATAGATAAGAGCTGGATCTGTGAGAAATAG
- the LOC121957679 gene encoding nuclear matrix constituent protein 1-like isoform X3, with translation MVHRWKRTGRDCKNKAGDILITLEKQNVVTERDQLNMSLSRAQTSINELQTRYDNLNKSYSQLEDEKYRLEGKMAEKEELQTRYNNLRKIYRQLEDDRNHLKRMVESMESRVSYSGDLFGAFTHLSPF, from the exons ATGGTGCACAGGTGGAAACGCACAGGCAGAGACTGCAAAAACAAAGCTGGAG ACATTTTAATCacattggaaaaacaaaatgtggtgACAGAAAGAGACCAGCTCAATATGAGTCTGAGCCGGGCGCAAACCAGCATCAACGAGCTACAGACCAGATATGACAACCTGAACAAAAGCTACAGTCAGCTGGAGGATGAAAAATATAGGCTGGAGGGTAAGATGGCAG aaaaagaagagctACAGACCAGATACAACAACCTGAGAAAGATTTACAGACAGTTAGAAGACGACCGAAATCACCTGAAGCGTATGGTGGAGAGTATGGAGAGCAG AGTCTCCTACTCAGGCGACTTGTTTGGGGCCTTCACCCACCTCTCCCCATTTTAG
- the LOC121957676 gene encoding asialoglycoprotein receptor 2-like isoform X4: MYLLIIAGLYTRYISVTLEKDELKTRYDQLNNSYSQLQELMSIDYSQLQSSYKILRENHSQLQEEVKQLRDKIEGKWCPDGWRRFGGSCYFKSDEKESWEGSRDYCRQRGADLVVINSKEEQFVTELSVDGESWIGLQLKWTEGEHAKWEWVDTSPLTEMFWTPGLPEYSLYRQAVTCCNQQGQWTQSLSEPECQIHQKSTREQEEEEEEQVEISEDEEHHADLRSHEANPHTHNNPVAVKRRCFSAATVTLGVMYLLIFAGLYTRYISVTWEKDELQTRYDQLSNNYSQLQELMSRKNAVDCSQLQSSYEALSRNQSQLQDEVKQLRDKTEGKWCPDGWRRFGCSCYFKSDEQKSWEGSREECQQRGADLVVINSKEEQKFVIELNVRGDSWIGLWEILTDREYIWEWVDGSPQAQTFWAPGLPQDDNYRQAATCCNQQGQWTQSDYFIDKSWICEK; this comes from the exons ATGTATCTTCTGATAATTGCTGGACTCTACACTCGCT ATATTTCAGTTACTTTGGAAAAAGACGAGTTGAAGACCAGATACGACCAACTGAACAACAGCTACAGCCAGCTCCAAGAACTGATGTCAA TCGACTACAGTCAGTTACAGAGCAGCTACAAAATACTGAGAGAAAATCACAGCCAGTTACAGGAAGAAGTGAAGCAGCTGAGGGACAAAATTGAAG GTAAATGGTGTCCTGATGGATGGAGGAGATTTGGAGGCAGTTGTTACTTTAAATCTGATGAGAAGGAAAGTTGGGAAGGAAGCAGAGATTACTGTcggcagagaggagcagatcTGGTGGTTATAAACAGCAAAGAGGAAcag TTTGTCACTGAGCTGAGTGTGGACGGAGAGTCCTGGATTGGACTACAACTAAAATGGACAGAAGGGGAACATGCTAAATGGGAATGGGTGGACACATCACCTCTGACAGAAAT gTTCTGGACACCAGGACTGCCTGAGTATAGTTTATACCGACAGGCTGTAACATGCTGCAATCAACAAGGACAATGGACGCAAAGCCT ATCTGAGCCTGAATGTCAGATACACCAGAAAAGTACAAGagaacaggaagaggaggaagaggagcaggtgGAGATCTCAGAGGATGAAGAGCACCACGCTGATCTCAGGTCACACGAAGCCA atccacacactcacaacaaCCCTGTAGCTGTGAAGAGAAGGTGTTTCAGTGCTGCTACAGTGACTCTGGGAGTGATGTATCTTCTGATATTCGCTGGACTCTACACTCGCT ATATTTCAGTCACTTGGGAAAAAGACGAGCTGCAGACCAGGTACGACCAACTGAGCAACAACTACAGCCAACTCCAAGAACTGATGTCAAGAAAGAACG CAGTCGACTGCAGTCAGTTACAGAGCAGTTATGAAGCGCTGAGTAGAAATCAGAGTCAGTTACAGGATGAAGTGAAGCAGCTGAGGGACAAAACTGAAG GCAAATGGTGTCCTGATGGATGGAGAAGGTTTGGATGCAGCTGTTACTTTAAATCTGATGAGCAGAAAAGTTGGGAGGGAAGCAGAGAAGAGTgtcagcagagaggagcagatcTGGTGGTTATAAACAGCAAAGAGGAACAG AAGTTTGTCATTGAGCTGAATGTGCGCGGAGACTCCTGGATTGGACTATGGGAAatactgacagacagagaatATATATGGGAGTGGGTGGACGGATCACCGCAGGCACAAAC GTTCTGGGCACCAGGACTGCCACAGGATGACAACTACAGGCAGGCGGCAACGTGCTGCAACCAACAAGGACAGTGGACACAAAGTGACTATTTTATAGATAAGAGCTGGATCTGTGAGAAATAG
- the LOC121957678 gene encoding hepatic lectin-like: MASNICENSNLTKNVRYCRGAREDGGERVETLEDNYENVDTDHRGDISTQGGGAHTQRRLAAVQRNPLRTAALVLGPLLVAGVVVLFRLYSSAIVKYNQLSSSYDELQRRYTNLSDSFCQTEDQTKGNITEWRRFRCRCYFKSTERKSWTESRRDCQSRGADLVVINDKAEHDSVSEHVDSWIGLQPVKDQWGKAWEWQWVDESNTNYWPWQAEVTPNPVHGAASTAYINLKGPWDQTNEGSKRWICERRICSV, from the exons atggcttcaaacatttgtgaaaattcaaatttgacaaagaATGTGAGATACTGCAGAGGAGCCAGAGAGGACGGCGGGGAGAGGGTGGAGACTCTGGAGGACAACTACGAGAATGTGGACACGGACCATCGTGGTGATATTTCCACACAGGGTGGGG GAGCACATACTCAAAGGCGTCTCGCAGCTGTGCAAAGAAACCCTTTAAGAACTGCTGCTCTGGTCCTGGGCCCCCTGCTGGTAGCTGGAGTCGTTGTCCTGTTCAGACTCT ATAGTTCAGCCATTGTGAAATACAACCAGCTCAGCAGCAGTTATGACGAGCTGCAGAGACGTTATACCAACCTGAGTGACAGTTTCTGCCAGACAGAGGACCAGACAAAGGGGAACATCACAG AGTGGAGGAGATTTCGATGCAGATGTTACTTCAAATCCACTGAGAGGAAAAGCTggacagagagcaggagggactgtcagagcagaggagcagatctGGTGGTAATAAACGACAAAGCTGAACAT gattctgTCAGTGAACATGTAGATTCCTGGATCGGCCTGCAGCCAGTGAAAGACCAGTGGGGAAAGGCTTGGGAATGGCAATGGGTGGATGaatcaaatacaaattattG GCCCTGGCAGGCAGAGGTGACGCCTAACCCTGTACACGGGGCTGCATCGACAGCATACATTAATCTGAAGGGACCCTGGGATCAAACCAACGAGGGATCCAAACGATGGATCTGTGAGAGACGGATCTGTTCAGTCTGA
- the LOC121957677 gene encoding CD209 antigen-like protein E isoform X3 — translation MSSEIYAKPDLSKKVRYIRDVQEDKIDWEEREVDIYESTDTIGDDHADIQSHKEGLHTEKHPPTVQRRTFRIAAYCFGVLCFLMITGIILSSILLTLGHHHLQSRYEELSSNYSWLHKLMSSKWCPDGWRRFGCSCYFKSDEKESWEGSRDYCRQRGADLVVIDSKEEQKFVTELSVDGESWIGLQHRGSGYKWEWVDTSPLTDIFWEQGLPENYDYRTAATCCNQQEQWRQNFYYNKKNWICEKKMFCGL, via the exons atgtcctcagaaaTTTATGCCAAACCAGATTTATCAAAGAAAGTGAGATATATCAGGGATGTGCAGGAGGACAAAATAGACTGGGAGGAAAGAGAGGTGGATATCTACGAGAGTACGGACACTATCGGAGATGATCACGCCGATATTCAGTCACACAAAGAAG GACTGCACACTGAGAAGCACCCTCCGACCGTCCAAAGGAGGACTTTCAGGATTGCTGCATACTGTTTTGGAGTGCTGTGCTTTCTGATGATAACTGGAATCATCCTCTCATCCATACTAC TCACTTTGGGACATCATCATCTGCAGAGCAGGTATGAGGAACTGAGTAGCAACTACAGCTGGCTCCACAAACTAATGTCAA GTAAATGGTGTCCTGATGGATGGAGGAGATTTGGGTGCAGTTGTTACTTTAAATCTGATGAGAAGGAAAGTTGGGAAGGAAGCAGAGATTACTGTcggcagagaggagcagatcTGGTGGTTATAGACAGCAAAGAGGAAcag AAGTTTGTCACTGAGCTGAGTGTGGACGGAGAGTCCTGGATTGGACTACAACACAGAGGCAGTGGTTATAAATGGGAATGGGTGGACACATCACCTCTGACAGACAT ATTCTGGGAACAAGGACTGCCAGAAAATTACGACTACAGGACGGCTGCAACATGCTGCAACCAACAAGAACAATGGAGACAAAACTTCTATTATAATAAGAAGAACTGGATCTGTgagaaaaagatgttttgtggTCTGTGA
- the LOC121957679 gene encoding uncharacterized protein LOC121957679 isoform X1: protein MSALIHSSPDFSFNVRFNRGDKKNGSEKEESQVEMCEDKDLLKQGPTDRLSHKVTVKRRPFGATAVILGVLYLLILAGIYMRYILITLEKQNVVTERDQLNMSLSRAQTSINELQTRYDNLNKSYSQLEDEKYRLEGKMAEKEELQTRYNNLRKIYRQLEDDRNHLKRMVESMESRVSYSGDLFGAFTHLSPF, encoded by the exons ATGTCTGCACTCATTCATTCTTCACCAGATTTCAGTTTTAATGTGAGATTTAacagaggagacaaaaagaACGGatcagaaaaagaggagagcCAGGTGGAGATGTGCGAGGATAAAGACCTTCTGAAACAGGGTCCTACCGATCGTCTGTCCCATAAAGTCA CTGTCAAAAGAAGACCTTTTGGAGCTACTGCAGTGATTCTGGGAGTGCTGTATCTTTTGATATTGGCTGGGATCTACATGCGCT ACATTTTAATCacattggaaaaacaaaatgtggtgACAGAAAGAGACCAGCTCAATATGAGTCTGAGCCGGGCGCAAACCAGCATCAACGAGCTACAGACCAGATATGACAACCTGAACAAAAGCTACAGTCAGCTGGAGGATGAAAAATATAGGCTGGAGGGTAAGATGGCAG aaaaagaagagctACAGACCAGATACAACAACCTGAGAAAGATTTACAGACAGTTAGAAGACGACCGAAATCACCTGAAGCGTATGGTGGAGAGTATGGAGAGCAG AGTCTCCTACTCAGGCGACTTGTTTGGGGCCTTCACCCACCTCTCCCCATTTTAG